The Arachis ipaensis cultivar K30076 chromosome B05, Araip1.1, whole genome shotgun sequence nucleotide sequence AAGAGGTTCACTGATTTCGGTATTTTCCTCAATTTCTATCACTTTTCTTCATTCTTTATATCTTGTTGCTTCCAATTTTGTTTTACCTGTTTCTGCATGCGTCTATTTTATGATGAATTGAAATTCATCATCTTAAATGCGTGTAGCTGCTGTGAGGAAGGAGATTCAAGATGAAACTGATAGGGAGACTGGAAAAACTAAACAGATTTCAAGCGTACCAATTCATCTTAGTATATATTCTCCCTATGGTATGTCTCTAGTTTCATTTTCCTATTCAGTTAGTTCGTGATTCCTTTAGACTATCCTATGTAGTGCATCAAGAAGctagaatttgaaattcatgtcggGCTGTTGAATCTTTTGCAGTTGTTAACTTGACACTCATCGATCTTCCTGGCCTTACAAAGGTAGCTGTAGGTAAGAAAACAGAATTGTAATGAGTTTATTGTCCTTGTGGGATTTTTATTGTTATGGAAACTGTGGGTAACAAGATGCTAACTGATGATTTTGGAAAACACAGAGGGTCAACCAGATAGTATTGTGCAAGACATTGAGAATATGGTTCGCTCTTACATCGAGAAGGTTGGCTTTCTATTCGATTTGATTGACAAGGAAAATGCCTGTAAAAATATATATGAATTCTGAATTCTGAAGTAACTAGTTTCATGCTTTAATTGATTACTAGTTTCTACAACTGGTAACAGTCCGATATAATGAATTTGACTTTATTTTGCAGCCAAACTGTATAATTTTGGCTATTTCACCAGCCAATCAAGATCTTGCAACATCCGATGCAATCAAAATTTCCCGTGAAGTGGATCCCACtggtaatttattattttattttcttttctttaggcTTCAATTACTCCTCTTTTTCCCTCCATTTAATGTATTTTCTCTTCAATTTCACCCAGATTCTAACGTTCGAACTATATGTTTGATTCGAACAGTTTGAAGTAAACAAACTCTTTGTGTTCTAATTCAAATTTTCCCCAACCTTTCAGGAGAAAGGACATTTGGTGTGTTGACCAAGATTGATCTGATGGATAAGGGTACTGATGCTGTTGAGGTATGTCGGTCAACTTTTTGTTCTAATTGGGCAACATGGAATGATATGATGTAATTCTTTATAaagtattaaaaaaatcaaaGCTACTCACAAATTTACACAAAATTGTTTCGTGCTACCATGTTATTACTGAAATCTTGAAGTTGAAGACCTCCCTTCTACTTATTTCCTTTTGTCCAAACTCAGCTATTGGTTATCCGAGTCTGAGGTGCAAAAGCAGTAATTCTTGATAGCTCAAATGGAATTGGAACCTTCTGGTGGATGGCACTTCTCACACTCAGCAATAGTTGTGTGCATTTATCTTCTAAAAGAATATGATGATATTCCTTACTTTTTTGACGGTTTCCCTATCCTCAGATGCTGGAGGGCAGAGCTTTTAGGTTGAAGTATCCCTGGATTGGTGTTGTCAACAGATCACAAGCAGATATTAACAAGAATGTTGACATGATTGCTGCTAGGCGTAGAGAACGTGAATACTTTTCTAGTACCCCTGAATACAAACATCTTGCTCACAGAATGGGTTCTGAGTATCTTGCAAAAGTGCTTTCAAAGGTACCTTACTGAACATCAATTGGCACCTTATATTTTTGAGTAATTTCTGTTTCATTGATTTCTAATGATCAAATCTCATTGCTTTGATAAATCTCAGCATTTGGAAGCAGTGATCAAGTCCAAAATTCCAGGCATTCAATCTCTTATTAGTAAAACCATTGCTGAACTTGAAGCTGAATTGAGCCGTTTGGGAAAGCCTATTGCAGCTGATGACGGGGTAATTTTGCTCCTCCTAGCTCACACATAATCTTTGGTTATTTATACATGTCTAGTTCTGAAGAAGAAACATATTTTTACTCTCTTGATTAACTTTTTTTATGTGGTTAATGAGTGAAATCTCCATTCCATCTGTTCATCCATTGATTCTGATGTGCTGATTTATGATATCTACGGTGATGTGAAAATGGTATAACCTCAGCTCTCCATTTTGAAGAATCTCTAATAATTGATTGCACATTGCATGCAGGGAAAGTTGTATGCAATCATGGAAATATGCCGCTCATTTGATCAAATATTTAAAGAGCATCTTGATGGCGTGTATGTGTTATATTTTTGTGTTTGTTCTAATATTTCACTGCTCTGTTCCTTCCATTGTGCTATTATCCTTGTTCTGTTCATTTCTCTAACTTCAATATTTTGTCAATCTGTTATAGGCGGCCTGGAGGGGATAGAATTTACAATGTCTTTGACAATCAGCTCCCTGCTGCTTTAAAAAGGTTGCAGTTTGATAAGCAGCTATCAATGGAAAATATAAAGAAACTCATTACGGAAGCTGATGGATATCAACCTCATCTAATAGCTCCCGAACAAGGATACCGTCGCCTCATTGAATCTTCTTTAATTACTATCAAGGGACCAGCTGAGGCAGCTGTAGACGCGGTATGAATAAAATGGAGAATGGTGATAATATAAATTATTGTGGCATGCTCATCATCCCCGGTCACAATTACTCTCGTCCTTTTGCAGTTTGATGCAGAGGAAGTGACATAAATCCTGTTTTATCATTTATTATTTGCAGTTATGTGTATCTCTTTCAGTTTTGAACTACAGTGAGAttatttttcaaacttttataTTGGAATTACTAGTTTCTCTATCATTGCTAagaaatcattcattcattcctgCAAAAATAATTATTGTCAGCAATTAAAAGTATTGGTAGCAATGGGATTTCATTTATGGGTGAAAGTATGAGATCGGATAAGATGGTTGGTTTATATGTGCAAGTCTTCATATGTTCTGTTTCTCTTGTTTCATATTTATTGATTTGCCATTTAAATGTGTGCTTCCAGGTTCATTCCCTTTTAAAAGACCTTGTTCACAAATCTATTAGTGAGACTCTGGTATGTTCTTGATAATGCAAAATTTTTATGCTTCTACTTTATTTCTTGCTGCTTTTGTTTATTTATGCTTAATAGGTTTGGCACTTCATGCTGGTTCTATGATATTGCCAGGTTTAATTTATCAACAAGGTTCTTCTTGCAATAATTACTAAAATACTTGTCTTCGATATTGAGGTTATTGTTAGGGACTTCAGTATTATCGGGTGCCCAAAATTGATTCCCCCCCggccaaagaaaaaaaaaccctaaTAGCTAGC carries:
- the LOC107643127 gene encoding dynamin-related protein 5A, coding for MENLISLVNKIQRACTALGDYGEATALPTLWDSLPAIAVVGGQSSGKSSVLESIVGKDFLPRGSGIVTRRPLVLQLHKGEEGSKEYAEFLHLPRKRFTDFAAVRKEIQDETDRETGKTKQISSVPIHLSIYSPYVVNLTLIDLPGLTKVAVEGQPDSIVQDIENMVRSYIEKPNCIILAISPANQDLATSDAIKISREVDPTGERTFGVLTKIDLMDKGTDAVEMLEGRAFRLKYPWIGVVNRSQADINKNVDMIAARRREREYFSSTPEYKHLAHRMGSEYLAKVLSKHLEAVIKSKIPGIQSLISKTIAELEAELSRLGKPIAADDGGKLYAIMEICRSFDQIFKEHLDGVRPGGDRIYNVFDNQLPAALKRLQFDKQLSMENIKKLITEADGYQPHLIAPEQGYRRLIESSLITIKGPAEAAVDAVHSLLKDLVHKSISETLDLKQYPSLRAEVGNAAIDSLEKMRDESKKATLQLVDMECGYLTVDFFRKLPQDIDKGGNPTHSIFDRYNDSYLRRIGSNVLSYVGMVCATLRHLIPKSIVHCQVREAKRSLLDHFFTELGKIEPKRLSSLLNEDPAVMERRSALRKRLELYRSAQAEIDSVAWSK